In the genome of Tripterygium wilfordii isolate XIE 37 chromosome 19, ASM1340144v1, whole genome shotgun sequence, one region contains:
- the LOC119985160 gene encoding protein Iojap, chloroplastic isoform X2, producing MTVLATLPVASVSTGARFPCELRHLGPVNQKPHRRPRERFLCSYLNGLQHQRFFWQIPKTWNFGLEQTFALGKEAEDGFLSSTNEDTDEMFDDLFKKYGKVVFKRNDMKLPTDEVDDDAESLSFAVELARVASDVKAADIKVLFVKPLVYWTRFFIIATAFSRPQIDAIRSKIRHLAETKYGRIPNGDTKPNSWTLLDFVRRKACPWNTWEGQKYTLRFVCL from the exons ATGACAGTATTAGCCACTCTGCCTGTCGCCAGTGTGAGCACCGGAGCTCGGTTTCCCTGCGAGCTCCGGCATCTGGGTCCTGTTAATCAGAAACCCCACAGAAGACCCAGAGAGCGTTTTCTGTGTTCTTACCTTAATGGGCTACAACACCAGAGGTTCTTTTGGCAAATACCTAAAACATGGAACTTCGGTTTGGAGCAAACTTTCGCTTTGGGCAAAGAGGCTGAAGATGGGTTTCTCTCG AGTACAAATGAAGATACTGATGAAATGTTTGATGACTTGTTCAAAAAATACGGAAAGGTGGTGTTTAAGAGAAATGACATGAAGCTTCCTACGGATGAAGTAGATGATGACGCTGAAAGCTTATCAT TTGCTGTAGAATTAGCTAGGGTTGCAAGTGACGTGAAGGCTGCTGATATAAAGGTCCTATTTGTCAAACCTCTTGTGTATTGGACTCGATTTTTTATCATTGCCACAGCATTTTCACGCCCTCAGATTGATGCTATCCG CTCTAAAATACGACATCTAGCTGAGACGAAGTATGGAAGAATTCCAAATGGAGACACAAAACCCAACTCCTGGACCTTGTTGGACTTTG TAAGAAggaaagcttgtccatggaacACTTGGGAAGGACAAAAGTACACACTAAGGTTTGTTTGCTTGTGA
- the LOC119985160 gene encoding protein Iojap, chloroplastic isoform X1: MTVLATLPVASVSTGARFPCELRHLGPVNQKPHRRPRERFLCSYLNGLQHQRFFWQIPKTWNFGLEQTFALGKEAEDGFLSSTNEDTDEMFDDLFKKYGKVVFKRNDMKLPTDEVDDDAESLSFAVELARVASDVKAADIKVLFVKPLVYWTRFFIIATAFSRPQIDAIRSKIRHLAETKYGRIPNGDTKPNSWTLLDFGDVVIHIFLPPQRAFYNLEEFYANATLIDLPFERQRPQF; encoded by the exons ATGACAGTATTAGCCACTCTGCCTGTCGCCAGTGTGAGCACCGGAGCTCGGTTTCCCTGCGAGCTCCGGCATCTGGGTCCTGTTAATCAGAAACCCCACAGAAGACCCAGAGAGCGTTTTCTGTGTTCTTACCTTAATGGGCTACAACACCAGAGGTTCTTTTGGCAAATACCTAAAACATGGAACTTCGGTTTGGAGCAAACTTTCGCTTTGGGCAAAGAGGCTGAAGATGGGTTTCTCTCG AGTACAAATGAAGATACTGATGAAATGTTTGATGACTTGTTCAAAAAATACGGAAAGGTGGTGTTTAAGAGAAATGACATGAAGCTTCCTACGGATGAAGTAGATGATGACGCTGAAAGCTTATCAT TTGCTGTAGAATTAGCTAGGGTTGCAAGTGACGTGAAGGCTGCTGATATAAAGGTCCTATTTGTCAAACCTCTTGTGTATTGGACTCGATTTTTTATCATTGCCACAGCATTTTCACGCCCTCAGATTGATGCTATCCG CTCTAAAATACGACATCTAGCTGAGACGAAGTATGGAAGAATTCCAAATGGAGACACAAAACCCAACTCCTGGACCTTGTTGGACTTTG GTGATGTGGTGATCCACATATTTCTGCCTCCACAGAGAGCTTTTTACAACTTGGAAGAATTTTACGCTAACGCAACACTTATCGATCTCCCTTTCGAAAGGCAACGGCCACAATTTTGA